In Rutidosis leptorrhynchoides isolate AG116_Rl617_1_P2 chromosome 6, CSIRO_AGI_Rlap_v1, whole genome shotgun sequence, the DNA window GATCCGTATCAAATAAACTTTATTCTCATAAGACTTACTCACATTTATCAACCAAAACACAAGGAAATTCGAAAGTATGTACTGTTACCGGCCAGAAACGAGACAATAATTAAAGTCAAAACGGCTTCCAGACACAAGGGTAACGTACAAGCCACCTGAACGCTAGGCGGATAAGCATACGGCAGGCGAAAGACTGACGTACACCAGCTAGGCAAATACCAAATAAACAACACAACAGTAAAAACCATTCATAAGCTAGCCGGATGGAAAGTGCATGGTATAACTCTAACATGCAATTCATATGAGAGATCATCGGCGGTAAAGTCAACCACATCGTGTGTATTGTTTGTATGATTTGTGTATATGATTTGTGTGTTTGATTTGTGTGTATAATTTGTGTGTTTGGTTCAACAAGTTAAATAGAGAAACTTTTTTTTTTGCGGCGATATCTTTTGGCGGTATTTTTTTGGGAGGGAAAAACACCAATTATTAGCGGCGATACATGTCGCCGCAAAAAACAAAtttcaacgtttgaccgtctatgagaaaaaagaaaaggaaaaagaaaatctaTTAAACGTGGGACCCTATTATTTGCGGCGATTTGTCAATTCCCTCGCCGCAGAAAATACGTGGACCCATATTGGACCAAAAAAGGAGTCAAAGAAATGAAATTTTTTGTCGTTTACCTGTTTATCTTCGGCGAGAAAACGTCGCCGCAAAAGACATCGTCGCCCATTTCCTTTTTTGTTGTGGTGTCTGGATGGAGAATATTGTGTTAAAACACTTGACGATTTTAAAGGATGTGTTCACACGTAAGCCCTTCCACTTGGCCAAGTGTGTGAGTTACTCTGTATCCTGCACACGGATACCAAAAATATTTGGGCAGTAATACACGAATGGAGCGTCTGTGCCACGTCAATTCGAATCTTCAGGAAAGTCTGTTACGATAGTTTGTTAAaatcatgaaagggacatgtgtcacGTCATCATTCATTTTAGGCTAAGTTTTGTTCGCTGTCTTCCCGAGGGAATTGATTCTGTGCTTGTGGAGGCGACTCAGTTATCTCAGGCACATATAAACAGCTCAACAAGCACATCCGGATCCTCTTCAAGTGGTATTAACATATGATTTTATGAACATAAGTTTTCAATTAATTGGTTTTGTCACATGACACTACTAGAAAAACGACTTTTCCGGGCGACGAATCCGGACGACTAGTCGTCCGCAAAGGTCAATCCAGACGACTGGTCGTCCGCAATAAATCGTCCGGAAAGCTTCGTGCCTAAAGGTTTTCCGGACGACTTGACCCGACTTTTCCGGACGATAATGGGGCGCACATTGACATTTTCAAATGTGTTTCTCGACGGCCTTTCCGGACGACCATTCCGGACGACTAGTCGTCCAGAAaggtataataataaaatattcatTTTCTTTTTTGATTAAAATAAATGGCCGAAAAAATATTTAGGCACGACTCTTTCCGGACGACGTATCGTCCGGAAagatttaataataaaatattcaATTTCTTTTTCGATTAAAtcaattttttaattaaattaaaaaggcTTTCTGGACGACTTTTCCGGACGATTTGTAAGCTAGCCGGATGGAAAGTGCATGGTATAACTCTAACATGCAATTCATATGAGAGATCATCGGCGGTAAAGTCAACCACATCGTGTGTATTGTTTGTATGATTTGTGTATATGATTTGTGTGTTTGATTTGTGTGTATAATTTGTGTGTTTGGTTCAGCAAGTTAAATAGAGAAACTTTTTTTTTTGCGGCGAGTTTTTTGCGGCGATATCTTTTGGCGGTATTTTTTTGGGAGGGAAAAACACCAATTATTAGCGGCGATACATGTCGCCGCAAAAAACAAAtttcaacgtttgaccgtctatgagaaaaaagaaaaggaaaaagaaaatctaTTAAACGTGGGACCCTATTATTTGCGGCGATTTGTCAATTCCCTCGCCGCAGAAAATACGTGGACCCATATTGGACCAAAAAAGGAGTCAAAGAAATGAAATTTTTTGTCGTTTACCTGTTTATCTTCGGCGAGAAAACGTCGCCGCAAAAGACATCGTCGCCCATTTCCTTTTTTGTTGTAGTGTCTGGATGGAGAATATTGTGTTAAAACACTTGACGATTTTAAAGGATGTGTTCACACGTAAGCCCTTCCACTTGGCCAAGTGTGTGAGTTACTCTGTATCCTGCACACGGATACCAAAAATATTTGGGCAGTAATACACGAATGGAGCGTCTGTGCCACGTCAATTCGAATCTTCAGGAAAGTCTGTTACGATAGTTTGTTAAaatcatgaaagggacatgtgtcacGTCATCATTCATTTTAGGCTAAGTTTTGTTCGCTGTCTTCCCGAGGGAATTGATTCTGTGCTTGTGGAGGCGACTCAGTTATCTCAGGCACATATAAACAGCTCAACAAGCACATCCGGATCCTCTTCAAGTGGTATTAACATATGATTTTATGAACATAAGTTTTCAATTAATTGGTTTTGTCACATGACACTACTAGAAAAACGACTTTTCCGGGCGACGAATCCGGACGACTAGTCGTCCGCAAAGGTCAATCCAGACGACTGGTCGTCCGCAATAAATCGTCCGGAAAGCTTCGTGCCTAAAGGTTTTCCGGACGACTTGACCCGACTTTTCCGGACGATAATGGGGCGCACATTGACATTTTCAAATGTGTTTCTCGACGGCCTTTCCGGACGACCATTCCGGACGACTAGTCGTCCAGAAaggtataataataaaatattcatTTTCTTTTTTGATTAAAATAAATGGCCGAAAAAATATTTAGGCACGACTCTTTCCGGACGACGTATCGTCCGGAAagatttaataataaaatattcaATTTCTTTTTCGATTAAAtcaattttttaattaaattaaaaaggcTTTCTGGACGACTTTTCCGGACGATTTGTCGTCCGGAAAGGCTACTGTTGTTTTTGGAATTTACTTTTTAGCTGTATATTTTCCAGCCGTATAACCGGCATTTCAATATTAAAACCTGCTTTACAATAATATTAAACATTCAACAAccaacaataatattaaaaatatccaaCAATTACAATAATTATTCAAACCGAGCTACGTCCATCAAACAAACATTCATAAAATAGTTTAAACATCAACGCCTTTGTGGAACAAACTACAATGTATCAAACAAACGACAATCCAACAAACTACAAACCAGAAAATACATCGTCCTCATCCTCCTCAACGTTTTGGCTTCGAGTATTGAAATTGGAACTACCGGGATTATTGTCATTGGAACTTTGCGAAGTTTTTTAGATGTGTTTTTTTTTGTAAAAGTGATAAAAGAAAATGAACAGGCGGCTGTTTAACTTTTCAGCATCTTTTTTAATTGCGGACGAGCCCTTTGCAGACGATAAATCGTCCGGAATAGTGACGGAGGGAAATTTTTTGGGATAAGCCCGCCACTTTTTCGTGAAAAGTTAAAAATTTCTTAATTTTCTTTTTGTTATTAATTTAaacttatatttacttatataatttatatttaacttatataattattatatttacttttttGATATATTATTAATCTCTAATAAatatcttattaataattaaatagttataaattttattaattaacataacataaatataaatataaaaatcgcCCGGAAAGCTTCCTGGACGATAAATCGTCCGGAAAGGTATTCCCGCCATTTTTTTGGAGCCAATTTTTTGGAGCCAAATTTTTTGGAGCCAAAAATTCTGTCGGGCACCTTTCCGAACGACTAGGAGTCGTCCGGAAAAGTCTGGTCAAAAAGCGAGGCTGAAAGCTGTTTTTTTTTTGTCATTTAGCGGATCTTTGTGGACGATAAATGTCGTCCGGAAAGGTGTCGTCTGGAAAAGCTCTTTTTCTAGTAGTGTGATATAGGATAGCTCGCATCAAGTTGGTTCGCGATTTTTCTCTATTTTTTATACTATGTATGATTTTAGAATTGCTAATTGTTGACTCGTGTTTGGTTGGGGTGATATTTTTTGatcaataattgttaataatagttTATACAATTGTATTTATGTTAATAAACTCTTTAAATTTGTTGCTTTAATGGGAAAAAGATTCAGACCGGAAGACCAAATAGTTTATACATTTAGTCGGTTAGGGTTATTTGCTTCCTGAAACAACTTCAAATGGGTATTCATCATACCAGTTTATTGCATAAGTTAGTGCATTTCTTATGTTTTTTATGTGAGATGTTTAAATTAGGTCAGTTTTTGGATGAATGAATATATCTGAGTGGATGAAGCTGAATTTTTTTCAATTAAAATTAGGTCAGTTTTAAATTAGGTTAGTCATGGGAAACAGATTCAAAGAATGGTCTCTAGAAGTCGAATCCATGTCTGTAATGGAAGATGGGtgaatgattttagcaaaagaaaaaaagaaaaaaagaaagttcATATGGCTATATAAACTAAAAGCCATGGGGTCTTCATAAAGCCACATACAATGGTGTACAACTTTACCATATGGGAGATGATATTTCCACCACCCATTTTACTTGTTTCACCATAATTGACTAAACTGCCCTTAATGAAAAGCTTACACAAATTGTTTAAAACTTTTTGTTATAATTTATTGAGGGATATTTAAGAAAAAAAGCTTTAAATTGTGGTGGAACAAGTAAAATGAATGTTGGAGATATCATCTCCCCCTTAACATATgcacaaacactttaacatttctTTCACTAAACCCTCACTATCATACATTccatttcaaactttaaccaattttaaataattatttaaatatcataaataaatacaaataacattttattaaataaaattaaaatattacattattaaaaattaaaatattacataattaaaaaataaaagacaatacataaataaaaataacacaatAAATAACGGTAATTGTTTCGAACAATATAATCATCCAGGAGTGTCCAAATGTGTTCGATCAAACTGTTCCGAAGGATATGATGCGCTCTTCGATCTCGCATGTCTCAATCCACCCTATCTTGGAGCTCAACTCTCTCGACCCAAGTACGTCGCGACATGTTTTCTCGATTTCAGAGATAATCCTCTTCGAGGCCGCATATGTTGCGCGCGTTGTCTTCGGTGATCATGTTGTGAAGTATAACATAAGTGTACATGATTCGACGTATTTTATTGATACTAAAAGGTCTTGATGGGTGTTTTAGTATTACCCAACGACCTTGAAGAACACCGAAAGCTCGTTCCACGTCTTTTCTCGCGACTTCTTGAAAACGTTTaaactttaaatttttttttggctCAATTGGACATTTAAACGACTTGACATGTGTTGCCCATTCTGGGTATATGTCATTTACCAAGTAATACCCTTTGGTAAATTCGTGCCCGTTGACAGTGTAACGGACCTCCGGAGCTCGACCATCCAATAAATCTTCGAACAAATCCGATTCATTAAGAACATTAATATCATTGTTCGAACCCGTTGGATCAAAGAAAGCGTGCCAAATCCACATATCGTAGGACGCAACCACCTCGAGCATTATTGTTGGTCCTTCGTGATCCCCTGTggtaattgtgacgacccgaaaatttccgaccaaatctaaacttaatatttatatgttttcgacacgataagcaaagtcagtaatgttgagtctcaaaactttagaactgtttacatggtttcagataacctttgattactccccgacgattcacgaactgctgtgtgcaaataaatatgtaaattattgtcacacccccaaaatggaccaggggtaattgtgaccaatcatatcataacacagttgtataagcgagaacgactctaaatgagacgttttatttattaaataaacagcggaagcattattcaaagttttacatcataagagtacagtaaatggaaaatgtcttaaacaaaatgataaatatgaatgatggactccatgcaagcagcaaagcatacatcaatcatctagtagcaagtagcagctagctcaatcatcacctgagacaaaacacgcttaaagtgtcaaccaaaaaggttgagtgaaattcataggtttataaataatatccaaagttttagaccacaagatttagtttaaagttgattgatatagaaatatcaatctaaaagtgttgttgcattttgtaatatcgctactaaacaagtttaccctatgacaccttgtactgtcagtgtcgtggaatcattattatgtaaccaaagaccaacggtcgaatggttagagatgttactctcaataggcctactcacaataattaagtttgcatttaaacgtagcaattaacgatattacggtagggatttagcatgaatcaaagcatgacaacatagttaacaatttagtacttgtgtctaagcgtaaaacagttataaagcaagcatgtgtctcaccccaaaagttataaaacagttatgaaacagtaaaaagtggggctatgaagttcaccttagtagcacacgaaagaattgaacggaaggacgtgaccgagatctcaacctagagatagaacgtatgatcagacattgcctaacagacaatagtatatagtactatattgatagtaatggttcactaaagaatttccatttttggaaggttactatttatggaaagtttccacttatagtaattttccaattttagaaagttcgggttaatctttagcaagacgttgtataactttaatcaaacttcgttgctatcaaataagtcaggaatgaccagatgtaaccgggggcccaggattcttgaccagaatctaagttatggcattcgagatccacaagcttacccataaatggcaacctagacatcattcacttacgaccgtgagtagcgatgaagttcacatgaattatacattatctttgattaaccttcactttaggtgtatacacacaacgaattattaatgtacttaataattatatatgtgataatataacctaagttttatttaatatttagttattataccttagtatgtcttatatatattaaatataattacctttaaataaatacctaaattacttcaaaaataatagtgttttattaatcgaacattattcaaaaatgtctaaataataaattaaatatctaaaaattacatacataatttttatattcttagttaatcatatagattagtagaaaaatttaagaaaacgtttttattatatttttatatttatttttgtttttacccttaatgtattcacaaaataattttaattctacataattactaaataaacccaaataattatttttataatttttataagtttctatcagtctaataacctgtagaaaaatatttaaaaaaatattttttattattttatatttattcttaatttacctccgaattacataataatagagtttaattatataataaataccaattcgacccaggtaattatttttataatttttccagatctatataagttttaaaaactcagaaaaaaattatatatattttatttttggttaaaagtatttattacgaattttacattgtttttacgtttaaacactacataattcgtatttaattataaataatatttcataaattatcaaaattattgttatgcatcataacacttataatactaattataacatataaacataattaatttcgaattttacaaagaatatacaataaatataaatataaataacaatattgaaaaaaattaataaaaatagaaagtacctcaaattttcttcaaggttttgagagaataacttaagtttttgtgtttgtcaagaaaaaatgaatgaggagccatgtatttataggtaaaaaatggttggtgaaaagaaaaaaaataataaaataaatgtgccaattttgacaaaataataaaaacatgttaaaaatgtttttaataagtttttgtttttgaaaatatttagtcaaaattcatgggctcattatttaatttataataaaaaatcttatttctttttatttttatttttttataagctaaaaatatatataatgattaaaataacttatcatttaattaataattatgttacatatagttttaaatataatatacattaatattaactaaagttattttatataattagtgtaaactttagttaacagaacatgtcgactaaaaataaatatttgatcaacgtcgaatttaattatatattacgtatggataacaaccctatagtcaaattagtcaattcaggtatggaaatatgagggttgttatagtacctacccgttaaaagaaatttcgtcccgaaatttagttgttgccattaatcggtgttgttcgtacatagacgaggatatttacgttttatttggttttcacgttcccaggtatgctcggggccttgcgtgaattccaacggatagaatattgttctgtttcaagaattaaaatcatacataccataatttctacaagttcttctacgaagtgcattttattattaatgcggagataattcaaaatgatgatgttatacaagtcatttcagtaaattggatatatagaatgtgttatgaataatatcgagctcatttaaaccttgagcgtttatgccacaatgttagggtagacaaaacagagagtagttcatgaaaattatagtcatgaagtttgatagagatcatcattgtttacaacaagaatattgtaatgatgaatataagttgaagaataaagttttatcactattgaataatatggataaaacgattcgattatagaaagagtataaacgaagctatcgtaaaagagtgaatgagtaaattaaatgttcgccttaacttttgacgtagtcacgattgattttcggaattcaagggattaaaggaaatcttcgtaatctataagatttgattatccgatatttacggaattttgggatttctttgattaaatgcggtgaattgcctcgattgctgtgtttggaaattttgctataaattagcttcttccgtttcattatcttcaccacttctatactttcttcctagattcatacttccaaaagatttgttaatatgctcaatccagtattgatatttgttattatattgaccatatatgcagtcatgcttctttttcttttaccaccagaggaatctgtttacttctactatgctcttggggttatagtgtttttaattctcccgtgtctttatgttgctatacgcattgatatacacgatttgtaattttcgtgttgttatcgggctttgtattttcccttatatgtcggagctctttacctttttattctgctctcgactctaagttaagcgagtaatggtccagaatttgtaggtatgaagtttcgaatgaacctaatgttctaagcgtaatatcacgatttgatttggtaaattaccagaattactgaggttagaactatcaagaatatatgttcttgatatgttcagagattaagtagaatgtaagagtcgtgtaacatggcaaataatgattataaagtctatgaatcatcatcttccattaaaaatttagcatgacttactgtaatataatcacgttggcctgacgtcattatattatactaactcatgcttcaatttccaacattttttcaaaacatttataatttaaacttgaattttactgaatatagaaactaaaatagtttcctttataaagatatcgcaaagagatacttaattgtggacaagaatcgttatgaaaatatcttcaaaaatatagaggatatttataacgacattttggaatttctaagttcgaaggttgatgaagaaaaattttccgcaagcttttaacataacttcggagcaagatattctctaaagatttcatcggatccagaattacttggattctttgaatatagggtttggtccttgtatttgtccttggtctcctccatggttagctcaatccgtttttcagttccaaattttcttttgagcttttccaacgtaccattctttattatcaaacttttggccattgagaccatctacaattttgctgtttcctctgcatttaatgcagccatatttgattcatcggttatcaatccgagatggtttcaagaaatttcatttttagatgattaaacgctgattgtaatcgttaacggatctaatggttgatgaataggcgttgttgatttcaaaagtaatgaacgataatttcggtggtttgatgtgataattcatcatagaatataaatgaatataattcatgaatgtagtgatctttaggaagattacacttgctaaagcattacttggattccgatatgtccaaatcagaataggtaattaaatttgtatgaaaatggttgttctttagtgaacgaatacatatgtggatgtaagtagtatagttactaattattgaatcagaatttgaagaatgtacaatgtaagatattgatgtgagatataaatatttctcgggttttacctacccgttaaaatattttcacaattaacagtttgtacaaaaggatttttaattacaatctttataaagatatacgttcatatatgtattcttcacgtataatatagatttaatgagttaatatactattaaaatcatttgatttgcggttgaagcgagaataaataatcttcaaaacttgagagattacataatcatcgcagaatctttctttaatgaagttatgaatcaatactccatcgttcattgttattgatatacctcggtatatgatgttgatgctcgtggaattcttgtgaaattcacaaggcacgaatgatgttttctaaagagttttgagtacatcgaaaatgaaa includes these proteins:
- the LOC139855303 gene encoding uncharacterized protein; the encoded protein is MLEVVASYDMWIWHAFFDPTGSNNDINVLNESDLFEDLLDGRAPEVRYTVNGHEFTKGYYLVNDIYPEWATHVKSFKCPIEPKKNLKFKRFQEVARKDVERAFGVLQGRWVILKHPSRPFSINKIRRIMYTYVILHNMITEDNARNICGLEEDYL